One window from the genome of Kaistella carnis encodes:
- a CDS encoding FeoA family protein, translating to MKVDHSDKLCCFPRNKSGKILGYENDNLGMPNKIIEMGLLPETVFKVLYQAPFRGPLYIEFGDEKSRIALREEEARFIIVETLT from the coding sequence TTGAAAGTAGATCATTCAGATAAATTATGTTGTTTCCCGAGAAATAAATCGGGGAAAATATTGGGTTATGAAAACGATAACCTCGGCATGCCTAATAAAATTATTGAAATGGGCTTACTGCCCGAAACTGTTTTTAAGGTTCTGTATCAGGCGCCTTTTCGTGGACCACTTTATATAGAATTTGGAGACGAAAAAAGCAGAATTGCGTTGCGTGAAGAAGAAGCGCGATTCATCATCGTGGAAACTTTAACTTAA
- the feoB gene encoding ferrous iron transport protein B, whose protein sequence is MNTSNNKQILLVGNPNVGKSTVFNLLCNKKQKTGNYAGVTVASHSGNYEYGGEHVEIIDLPGSYSIYPTSEDEAILSKFLIEEQGQYSGVVYILEALSMKRGLLLFQQIQDLGIPILLVVNQIDQAERRGINIDIDQLSKELNVTVLQANAKQNQGIEELRREIHKGIFRESDKVSFDIPTEHKGLVFKILSETKEENQYKIWTLLSSETYLGKLETVKEQMNDDEVKCLVPKRLQTQETIRRYQEIDKIISKVLSKKPQFKELLTEKLDKVLVHPIWGYLIFGFILLIIFQSVFFLAEYPMNWISDFFLWLSGFANEYLPAGPINSLIANGIIPGVGGIMVFAPQIGILLYFLYLLEDSGYMARVIFLMDRFLRPFGLNGKSIVPLVSGTACAIPAIMSTRNIENVKERLITILVTPFMTCSARLPVYSIIIGLIIPNKFFIGISYKAIALMAMYFLGFFTSLVAALILKKIIKSKGKSFLVMDLPSYKMPLFGYDFKIVLGKVWEFITGAGKIIFLFSIVIWFFSYIGPTQDKKEFVATDVKLDHSYLAKMGKSIEPVIAPLGYDWKMGVGILTSFVAREVFVGTMSTLYSLDDEAPEGKIIDKMRNDKKPNGKPIYSFATGVSILFFYAFAMQCVSTLAVVYRETKSWKWTMAQLFGMSGLAYIASLIVYQILK, encoded by the coding sequence ATGAACACTTCAAATAACAAACAAATTCTTTTAGTCGGTAATCCAAATGTTGGTAAATCCACCGTTTTTAATCTGTTATGCAATAAAAAACAAAAAACAGGAAACTATGCCGGCGTTACTGTAGCCAGCCATTCAGGAAATTACGAATATGGTGGTGAACATGTTGAGATCATCGATTTACCGGGATCTTACAGTATATACCCAACCTCTGAAGACGAAGCAATCCTCTCAAAATTTTTAATTGAAGAGCAGGGACAATATTCCGGCGTCGTCTATATATTGGAAGCGTTGAGCATGAAAAGAGGTTTGCTCCTTTTTCAACAAATTCAGGACTTAGGAATTCCTATTTTATTAGTTGTAAATCAAATTGACCAAGCCGAAAGACGCGGTATTAATATCGATATTGACCAGCTTTCAAAAGAACTGAACGTAACCGTTTTGCAGGCCAACGCAAAACAAAATCAGGGTATCGAAGAGTTACGCAGAGAAATTCACAAAGGAATCTTCCGGGAGTCAGACAAAGTTTCTTTCGATATTCCAACGGAACATAAAGGATTAGTTTTTAAAATCCTTTCCGAAACAAAAGAAGAAAATCAATATAAAATATGGACTTTACTTTCCTCCGAAACCTATTTGGGTAAGTTGGAAACGGTGAAGGAACAGATGAATGATGATGAGGTTAAATGTTTGGTTCCGAAAAGATTACAGACCCAGGAAACCATTAGACGTTATCAGGAAATTGATAAAATAATTTCTAAAGTTCTTTCAAAAAAACCGCAGTTCAAAGAATTGTTGACCGAAAAATTAGATAAGGTTTTGGTTCACCCGATTTGGGGATATTTGATTTTCGGATTTATTTTATTAATCATTTTCCAAAGTGTTTTCTTTCTGGCAGAATATCCAATGAACTGGATTTCAGATTTTTTCCTCTGGTTATCTGGTTTTGCGAATGAATATCTTCCGGCTGGACCAATTAATTCACTCATCGCGAATGGAATTATCCCGGGAGTTGGCGGAATTATGGTGTTCGCGCCGCAAATTGGGATCTTACTTTATTTCCTTTATCTGCTCGAAGATTCTGGTTATATGGCGAGGGTTATATTTTTAATGGACCGCTTTCTTCGTCCTTTTGGATTGAACGGAAAAAGTATTGTACCACTGGTTTCAGGAACGGCTTGTGCGATTCCGGCCATCATGTCTACTCGGAATATCGAAAATGTCAAGGAACGTTTAATTACCATTTTGGTAACGCCGTTTATGACGTGTTCAGCACGACTTCCGGTTTACAGTATTATCATCGGTTTAATTATTCCGAATAAATTTTTTATTGGAATCAGCTATAAAGCAATTGCTTTAATGGCAATGTATTTCCTAGGATTTTTCACCTCTTTAGTTGCTGCCTTAATTCTTAAAAAAATTATTAAAAGCAAAGGAAAATCTTTCCTTGTCATGGATTTGCCTTCATATAAAATGCCCCTTTTCGGTTATGATTTTAAAATTGTTCTCGGTAAAGTTTGGGAATTTATAACGGGCGCCGGAAAAATTATTTTCTTATTCAGTATCGTGATTTGGTTTTTCAGTTATATCGGACCGACTCAAGATAAGAAAGAGTTCGTGGCTACCGATGTAAAATTAGATCACTCGTATCTCGCCAAAATGGGAAAATCCATTGAACCGGTAATTGCACCTTTGGGTTACGACTGGAAAATGGGCGTTGGGATTTTAACGAGTTTTGTAGCGAGAGAAGTGTTTGTAGGAACCATGTCAACTTTGTATAGTTTGGATGACGAAGCCCCGGAAGGTAAAATCATCGATAAAATGCGAAATGATAAGAAACCAAATGGGAAACCAATTTACAGTTTCGCCACGGGAGTTTCCATCTTATTCTTCTATGCATTTGCTATGCAATGTGTTTCTACTTTGGCCGTTGTATACAGAGAAACCAAATCCTGGAAATGGACCATGGCGCAACTCTTCGGCATGTCGGGCTTGGCTTATATTGCCTCCTTAATTGTCTATCAAATTTTAAAATAA
- the glmM gene encoding phosphoglucosamine mutase, translated as MALIKSISGIRGTIGGKVDENLTPLDVVKFTSAFGTWLQNNKNKKDLTLVVGRDARISGSMVNSLVTATLQGLGINVVDLGLSTTPTVEVMVPELNADGGIILTASHNPKQWNALKLLNEKGEFITGENGTEVLALAESQDFDYAEVDDLGKYEIRDDGFDIHIQKILDLPMVDAEVIKAKKFKVVVDAVNSTGGIAIPQLLGELGCEVVKLYCEPNGHFPHNPEPLKEHLGDICELVKTEKADVGIVVDPDVDRLALVDENGELFGEEYTLVAVADYLLRHQKGAAVSNLSSSRALRDVARNLGSEYFASAVGEVNVVTLMKEKNAVIGGEGNGGIIYPELHYGRDSLVGVALFLTHLAKENKTVSELRATYPSYFMGKKKIELTPDIDVDSLLTKVEKEYQTEDISTIDGVKIDFENNWVHLRKSNTEPIIRIYTEAFSQEEADNLGDQMIEKIRSLI; from the coding sequence ATGGCTTTAATAAAATCTATATCAGGAATCCGCGGAACCATTGGTGGTAAAGTTGACGAAAATCTAACGCCACTTGATGTGGTAAAATTTACTTCCGCTTTTGGAACCTGGCTTCAAAATAATAAAAACAAAAAAGACCTTACTCTTGTGGTCGGCCGTGATGCACGTATTTCCGGCTCAATGGTGAATTCATTAGTAACTGCAACTTTGCAAGGTTTGGGAATTAACGTGGTTGATTTAGGGCTTTCTACAACGCCAACTGTTGAAGTAATGGTACCTGAACTGAATGCAGATGGTGGAATTATCCTTACCGCTTCTCACAATCCGAAACAATGGAACGCTTTAAAATTATTAAATGAAAAAGGTGAATTCATTACTGGTGAAAATGGAACTGAAGTTCTGGCTTTAGCCGAAAGTCAAGATTTTGATTACGCTGAAGTTGATGATTTAGGAAAATACGAAATCAGAGATGATGGTTTTGATATTCATATTCAAAAGATTCTGGATTTACCAATGGTCGATGCAGAAGTCATTAAAGCGAAGAAATTTAAAGTCGTTGTTGATGCCGTAAATTCAACAGGCGGAATTGCTATTCCACAGTTATTAGGGGAATTAGGTTGTGAAGTGGTGAAATTATATTGCGAACCGAACGGACATTTTCCACACAATCCTGAACCTTTGAAAGAACATTTAGGAGATATCTGCGAACTGGTGAAAACTGAGAAAGCAGACGTCGGAATCGTTGTTGACCCAGATGTTGACCGTTTGGCTCTGGTAGATGAAAACGGCGAACTTTTCGGTGAAGAATATACTTTGGTTGCTGTGGCTGATTATCTTTTGAGACATCAAAAAGGAGCAGCAGTTTCAAACCTTTCTTCAAGTCGTGCTTTAAGAGATGTTGCCAGAAATTTAGGTTCTGAATATTTCGCCAGCGCTGTAGGAGAAGTAAACGTAGTCACTTTAATGAAAGAAAAAAACGCGGTTATTGGTGGTGAAGGAAATGGTGGAATCATCTATCCAGAACTTCATTATGGTCGTGATTCTTTGGTAGGAGTTGCATTATTCTTAACGCATTTAGCAAAAGAAAATAAAACCGTTTCTGAATTGAGAGCAACTTACCCAAGTTATTTCATGGGTAAAAAGAAAATTGAATTGACTCCGGATATCGACGTAGACTCCCTTTTAACTAAAGTGGAAAAAGAGTATCAAACAGAAGACATTTCCACTATTGACGGGGTAAAAATAGATTTTGAAAACAATTGGGTCCATTTAAGAAAATCAAATACGGAACCGATTATCAGAATTTACACCGAGGCCTTCTCACAAGAAGAAGCCGATAATTTAGGAGATCAAATGATTGAAAAAATAAGAAGTTTGATTTAA
- a CDS encoding DUF2683 family protein: MTITIKPKNKKESEKIKAILKAIEVDFVEDTYDKDFVKKIQKSRLEIEQGDTKKIGLANLWK; encoded by the coding sequence ATGACAATTACAATAAAGCCGAAAAATAAAAAAGAATCTGAAAAGATAAAGGCGATTCTCAAAGCGATTGAGGTCGATTTTGTCGAAGATACTTATGATAAAGATTTTGTAAAAAAAATACAAAAATCACGATTAGAAATTGAGCAGGGTGATACTAAAAAAATTGGACTTGCCAATTTATGGAAATAG
- a CDS encoding Txe/YoeB family addiction module toxin — protein MEIEFTKQAQLDLTYWKKSGNKIVQKKISELLEDLQVHPFEGIGKPEALKHSLSGSWSRRINLEHRIVYEVIDEIIYIQSLRGHY, from the coding sequence ATGGAAATAGAGTTTACCAAACAGGCACAACTTGATTTAACGTATTGGAAAAAGTCTGGAAATAAGATAGTTCAGAAGAAAATTTCAGAACTTTTAGAAGATTTACAAGTTCATCCTTTTGAAGGAATTGGAAAGCCCGAAGCATTGAAACACAGTTTAAGTGGCTCTTGGAGTAGAAGGATAAATTTAGAACATAGAATTGTATATGAAGTTATTGATGAAATAATTTATATACAATCATTGAGAGGACATTATTAA
- a CDS encoding tetratricopeptide repeat protein produces MEEFFENELVEKFEAMVENNDEFYFETEEYEEIIIYYLEMGDISFADMATKYGLKIHPNSLDLKIKQFEVFLELEKYAEAKELMTELKESCMDHTDFLVCCAKYYSNLGNPRRSIEYCEKALELEEEENFLHNFIADEYVNLEDPFKALKHYKLALNFDPQDEYSLENVMFCYNQLKRSDEAIEFLNGYLDKFAFSETAWYEYGQFYFNKKKYEEAINGFDYLLAINPQSVGVYANKAACYEAMGEWLKAVEVYEEMLALEYTKSFTFYKIGLCYKENKQPVLALNSFQKSLRDDPQFYLSMMEQSYIYEEMGGMKEALHFAKEAVSLNESNLDYQKRLAFLYIEGGKFEESLTCLKRLVDFEPTRFYNWYAYSEVLMLIGEFEEAVTVLVAATKMHNRAELFYQLSNCYFQLNNQKKGRTALATALELDPQLLEDMQQKYPFLKDEVDKVKTKKK; encoded by the coding sequence TTGGAAGAATTTTTTGAAAACGAACTCGTAGAAAAGTTCGAAGCAATGGTTGAGAATAATGATGAATTCTACTTCGAAACCGAAGAGTATGAAGAGATTATTATCTATTATCTCGAAATGGGGGATATCTCCTTTGCCGATATGGCAACAAAATATGGGCTGAAAATTCACCCAAACTCCCTTGATTTAAAAATTAAGCAATTCGAAGTTTTCCTGGAATTGGAAAAATATGCTGAGGCCAAGGAACTGATGACTGAACTGAAGGAATCCTGCATGGATCATACCGACTTCCTGGTTTGCTGTGCGAAATATTATTCGAATCTGGGAAATCCGAGACGTTCAATCGAGTATTGCGAAAAAGCCTTAGAACTGGAAGAAGAAGAAAACTTTTTACATAACTTCATTGCAGATGAATACGTGAATTTAGAAGATCCGTTCAAAGCCTTGAAGCATTATAAACTGGCCTTGAATTTTGATCCGCAGGATGAATATTCGTTAGAGAACGTGATGTTCTGTTATAACCAATTGAAGCGAAGCGATGAAGCCATCGAGTTCTTGAATGGTTATCTGGATAAGTTTGCCTTCTCAGAAACGGCTTGGTACGAATACGGACAGTTTTATTTCAACAAAAAGAAATATGAAGAAGCCATTAATGGCTTTGATTATTTGTTGGCGATCAATCCACAATCTGTCGGAGTTTACGCCAATAAAGCGGCGTGTTATGAAGCGATGGGCGAGTGGTTAAAAGCCGTTGAAGTCTATGAAGAAATGTTGGCTTTAGAATATACCAAATCGTTTACTTTTTATAAAATTGGTTTGTGTTATAAAGAAAATAAGCAGCCTGTTTTAGCCTTAAATTCGTTTCAGAAATCGTTGCGTGATGATCCCCAGTTTTACCTTTCGATGATGGAGCAATCCTACATTTACGAGGAAATGGGCGGAATGAAAGAAGCCTTACACTTTGCGAAAGAAGCCGTTTCTCTGAACGAATCGAATTTGGATTATCAGAAAAGACTTGCCTTTTTATATATCGAAGGTGGTAAATTCGAGGAGAGTTTAACTTGCCTGAAAAGATTAGTTGATTTCGAACCAACGCGTTTCTATAACTGGTACGCGTATTCGGAAGTCTTGATGTTGATCGGTGAATTTGAAGAGGCTGTTACCGTATTGGTTGCCGCAACAAAAATGCATAACCGCGCCGAGTTGTTTTATCAGTTAAGCAACTGTTATTTCCAGCTGAATAATCAGAAGAAAGGAAGAACAGCGCTTGCAACTGCCTTAGAGCTTGATCCGCAGTTGCTGGAAGATATGCAGCAAAAATATCCTTTCTTAAAAGATGAAGTGGATAAAGTGAAAACCAAAAAGAAGTAA
- a CDS encoding DUF6080 domain-containing protein has protein sequence MNLKQKFTDFLKTVFPETRFELFLFLLFLTAYGILGTVIALDYRIIFDNRIPWDAYFSFDNRAIVMTGGGFERHPLSNYFFNWIKEFALLFSHGKKDETFRLVLAWCSNFAVSLSLVQVYKYLKNIITLPKKISLLILFFFSFFSTPILLSFTPETYTYTLLFLVLFNYYAALKIRKEEKIPAIALALAAVSIGGLTVTNVVKVYIPLLFEKNVFRNWRKFGNLVLRVLISVSVFVLLFLYRLDFKFLNFLNKSGEQYEKFSNPKVTPIWDMIVSWFFGGNMLFSGFVIKDYHNKKGFQYKALFMDVYTSWIPYVFVAAVLLLVLWSFAKNFKNKFVQILMISFLVDIAIHCVLKFGLHTSYIYGGHFIFVVPVLLGWLFYGYKDSPKILSFLYVTVSVLFFYLAFNNVFRMAEFFNFLEMYYR, from the coding sequence TTGAATTTAAAACAAAAATTTACAGATTTTCTGAAAACTGTTTTCCCGGAAACAAGATTCGAATTGTTTTTATTTCTGCTGTTCCTTACTGCTTATGGTATTTTGGGAACGGTGATTGCGTTGGATTATCGAATTATTTTTGATAACCGAATTCCGTGGGACGCATACTTCAGTTTTGATAATCGAGCGATTGTAATGACCGGCGGCGGATTTGAAAGACATCCTTTATCCAACTATTTTTTCAACTGGATTAAGGAGTTTGCCTTATTGTTTTCACATGGCAAAAAAGATGAAACCTTCCGACTGGTTTTGGCTTGGTGCAGCAACTTTGCGGTGAGTTTGAGCTTAGTTCAGGTTTATAAATATTTAAAGAACATCATCACCTTACCGAAAAAAATCTCTTTATTAATTCTATTCTTTTTCTCCTTTTTCAGCACGCCGATTTTACTTTCTTTCACGCCTGAAACTTATACTTATACCTTATTATTTTTAGTTTTATTTAATTATTATGCAGCTTTAAAAATTAGAAAAGAAGAAAAGATTCCGGCAATAGCTTTGGCTTTAGCTGCAGTTTCGATCGGTGGTTTAACGGTTACGAATGTTGTTAAAGTTTACATTCCGCTTCTTTTTGAAAAGAATGTCTTTAGAAACTGGCGAAAATTTGGAAATCTCGTTTTACGGGTTTTAATCTCCGTGTCGGTTTTTGTTTTACTGTTTCTATACCGACTGGATTTTAAGTTTTTAAACTTTTTAAATAAATCCGGTGAACAGTATGAAAAGTTTTCTAATCCCAAAGTGACCCCGATTTGGGACATGATTGTGTCGTGGTTTTTCGGTGGAAATATGCTTTTCAGTGGATTCGTAATTAAAGACTATCACAATAAAAAAGGATTTCAGTATAAAGCGCTTTTCATGGATGTTTATACTTCGTGGATTCCGTATGTATTTGTAGCAGCGGTTTTATTACTTGTTTTATGGAGTTTTGCCAAGAACTTTAAAAACAAATTCGTTCAGATTTTGATGATTTCTTTTTTGGTGGATATTGCGATTCACTGCGTTTTAAAATTCGGACTTCATACTTCTTATATTTACGGCGGACATTTTATATTCGTTGTTCCGGTGCTTCTTGGCTGGCTGTTTTACGGATATAAAGATTCGCCGAAAATACTTTCTTTTCTTTATGTTACGGTTTCTGTATTGTTCTTTTATTTAGCATTTAATAACGTGTTTAGAATGGCTGAGTTTTTTAACTTCCTTGAAATGTATTATCGATAG
- a CDS encoding protein adenylyltransferase SelO, whose product MNLDQITQQYLSLFPADLSGNPMQRQTPKVLSSTTEIAHFKNPDLIIFNEKLSEEIGLGKIEKQEDTDFLNAKSLPAEMKTYATAYAGHQFGNWAGQLGDGRAIFTGEIKNAEGQKSEIQWKGAGATPYSRHADGRAVLRSSVREYLMSEAMFHLGIPTTRALSLSFSGEQVVRDMLYDGNAAYEKGAVMTRTAPSFLRFGHFELLSAQGEIETLKKLADFAIENYFPEIDIDSPNKYADFFKTVSEKTADMIVDWFRVGFVHGVMNTDNMSILGLTIDYGPFSFLDEYDLNFTPNTTDLPGRRYAFGNQAKIAQWNLWQLANALFSLIKDESKLEKILNDFNTTFWIKHDEMMAKKFGFDQVQEGDDELFTNAQQLMQDLKIDYTLFFKQLESYDENIDYKVHFKEVFYSRTTEDQFEKLKEFLGLYQNRLAKNNISKADSLTLMKTANPKFILRNYLLFECINELNEGKKDLLNKLLTALENPYEEIYPEFSVKRPNEYDGQTGCSTLSCSS is encoded by the coding sequence ATGAATTTAGATCAAATCACGCAACAATATTTATCCCTTTTCCCTGCCGACCTTTCCGGGAATCCAATGCAAAGACAAACTCCAAAAGTTTTATCTTCAACTACGGAAATTGCTCACTTCAAAAACCCTGACCTTATTATATTTAATGAAAAATTATCCGAAGAAATAGGATTAGGTAAAATTGAAAAGCAAGAAGACACCGATTTTTTAAATGCAAAATCACTTCCTGCTGAAATGAAAACTTATGCAACTGCGTACGCTGGACATCAGTTTGGAAACTGGGCTGGGCAACTCGGCGATGGCCGCGCAATTTTCACTGGTGAGATTAAAAATGCTGAAGGTCAGAAATCCGAAATCCAATGGAAAGGCGCCGGAGCAACTCCATATTCCCGGCATGCTGATGGACGCGCGGTTCTTCGTTCTTCCGTTCGGGAATATCTGATGAGTGAAGCGATGTTTCATTTGGGCATTCCCACGACTCGAGCCTTATCTCTTTCTTTCAGTGGAGAACAGGTTGTTCGAGATATGCTCTACGACGGAAATGCCGCGTACGAAAAAGGAGCTGTCATGACCAGAACTGCTCCAAGTTTTTTAAGATTTGGACATTTTGAATTGCTTTCTGCTCAAGGCGAAATTGAGACTTTAAAGAAACTTGCTGATTTTGCCATTGAAAATTATTTTCCAGAAATCGATATTGACAGTCCAAATAAATATGCGGATTTCTTCAAAACAGTTTCAGAGAAAACTGCGGATATGATTGTGGATTGGTTCCGCGTTGGATTTGTTCATGGCGTGATGAATACCGATAACATGTCCATTTTGGGATTAACGATTGATTACGGACCGTTTTCTTTCTTAGATGAATATGATTTGAATTTTACGCCGAATACAACCGATTTACCGGGTCGCAGATATGCTTTTGGAAATCAGGCAAAAATTGCACAATGGAATCTTTGGCAATTGGCCAACGCTTTATTTTCTTTAATTAAAGACGAATCCAAACTGGAAAAGATCCTGAATGATTTCAACACTACTTTCTGGATCAAACATGATGAAATGATGGCGAAGAAATTTGGATTTGATCAAGTTCAGGAAGGTGATGATGAACTGTTTACGAATGCGCAACAACTCATGCAGGATTTAAAAATCGATTATACGTTGTTCTTTAAACAGTTAGAAAGCTATGACGAAAATATCGATTATAAAGTTCATTTTAAAGAAGTATTTTATTCAAGAACGACAGAAGATCAATTTGAGAAACTAAAAGAATTTCTTGGTCTTTATCAAAATCGATTAGCAAAGAACAACATTTCAAAAGCCGATTCTTTAACGTTAATGAAAACCGCCAACCCTAAATTCATTCTGAGAAATTATTTACTTTTTGAATGTATTAATGAACTGAATGAAGGAAAAAAAGATTTACTGAATAAACTTTTAACTGCTCTGGAGAATCCTTACGAAGAAATCTATCCTGAATTTTCTGTCAAAAGACCCAATGAATATGATGGCCAAACAGGCTGCTCTACCCTTTCCTGTAGTTCTTAA
- a CDS encoding transglycosylase domain-containing protein: protein MENTQNKGNKPQQKFPLPPKKVKNTGWKKWVKLVWTGLIILIIGIAGTFFAVSQGFLGDMPDVKELDNPDIFVASEIYSSDGKMLGKFEKEKTQPVTYKELPPYLIYALQAKEDERFKEHSGIDLQSVARAVAFGGKRGGGSTITQQLAKLLFTGRASQNTLQRSFQKLKEWVVAVSLEKRYTKEEIITLYFNKFDFLYNANGIEMASRIYFNKTTSKLTLPEAAMFVAMLENPVKNNPMRNEERAKSRRDVVLDQMLKTGYLDQQTFQKAVDSPIALDYHPVKSIDEGYSAYYKFYLRKEIDGYIKDYEKSTGKTLNIFKDGLKIYTTLDSKMQGYAEESIKEHLTDLQKRFDAEQRGRKQRPFYLINDKQINSIMLSAMKRTGRYKQLKSAGVSEDSIMLDFKKPIKTSRFTWAGEEEVEMSPWDSIRYHKQIAQAGLMSMVPGTGEIKAWVGGINWQHFQYDHIKQGKRQVGSTFKPFVYATAIMKLGMTPCSTVSNATYTKGSWSVRGRGGMLTLRDALAQSQNPVAVRLIEMTGVKSVIQTARDLGVTEEIPNEYAVALGSSDITIYEMLGAYSTFANYGNYIKPEMIWRIEDGNSRLIKEVKPVTKEVMNELYAYTMIDLMKGVTEFGTASGELGRRGVPKGIEIAGKTGTTQNNSDGWFMGITPNLATGVWVGWEDRATHFYGTGEGQGAKMALPIWAIYMKKVWADKELGISPEDKFVKPSNWTGSCADLQGLGGYGDDGGLQTIDQIKNPTVSEPVNTNKKPPARKEENVNENINTGDDIDFNK from the coding sequence ATGGAAAACACACAGAATAAAGGAAATAAACCTCAACAAAAATTTCCACTTCCTCCTAAAAAGGTGAAAAATACGGGCTGGAAAAAATGGGTAAAACTGGTCTGGACTGGTCTGATTATTCTAATTATTGGAATAGCAGGTACCTTTTTTGCAGTGTCCCAGGGATTTCTTGGTGACATGCCCGATGTAAAAGAGCTGGACAATCCCGATATATTTGTGGCTTCAGAAATCTATTCCTCAGACGGAAAAATGCTGGGGAAGTTTGAAAAGGAAAAAACCCAACCTGTCACTTACAAGGAACTTCCACCGTATCTTATTTATGCACTTCAGGCAAAAGAGGATGAGCGTTTTAAAGAACATTCGGGAATTGATTTACAATCTGTTGCGAGAGCAGTTGCATTTGGTGGAAAACGAGGTGGTGGTTCTACCATTACACAGCAGTTAGCCAAACTTTTATTTACCGGAAGAGCCTCACAGAACACCTTACAGCGAAGTTTTCAGAAACTGAAAGAATGGGTAGTTGCAGTAAGTCTTGAGAAGAGATATACGAAAGAAGAAATCATTACTCTTTATTTCAATAAATTCGATTTTCTTTATAATGCCAATGGTATTGAAATGGCTTCGCGAATATACTTTAATAAAACAACCTCGAAACTCACCCTTCCCGAAGCTGCAATGTTTGTTGCCATGCTGGAAAATCCGGTGAAAAATAATCCGATGAGAAATGAGGAAAGAGCAAAGAGCAGAAGAGACGTTGTTTTAGATCAAATGTTAAAAACGGGTTATTTGGATCAGCAAACTTTTCAAAAAGCAGTAGACTCTCCTATTGCACTTGATTATCATCCCGTAAAATCGATTGATGAAGGTTATTCGGCTTACTATAAATTTTACTTAAGAAAAGAGATTGACGGTTACATCAAAGATTATGAAAAATCGACGGGTAAAACGCTTAATATATTCAAAGACGGTTTAAAAATTTATACCACCTTGGATTCTAAAATGCAAGGATATGCGGAAGAGTCCATAAAAGAGCACTTAACAGATCTCCAAAAAAGATTTGATGCGGAGCAAAGAGGTAGAAAACAAAGACCTTTTTACTTAATTAACGACAAGCAGATCAACTCCATCATGTTGAGTGCGATGAAGCGAACAGGACGATATAAGCAGTTAAAAAGTGCTGGCGTGTCCGAAGATTCCATTATGCTTGACTTCAAAAAACCAATTAAAACTTCAAGATTTACCTGGGCCGGTGAAGAAGAAGTGGAAATGTCACCATGGGATTCCATTCGGTATCACAAACAAATTGCACAGGCTGGTTTAATGTCGATGGTTCCAGGAACAGGCGAAATTAAAGCTTGGGTTGGGGGAATTAACTGGCAGCATTTCCAATATGATCATATTAAACAGGGGAAAAGACAGGTTGGTTCAACCTTTAAACCATTTGTTTACGCTACGGCCATCATGAAGTTGGGAATGACTCCTTGTTCAACCGTTTCCAATGCTACCTATACTAAAGGATCATGGAGCGTTAGAGGTCGAGGTGGAATGCTGACATTACGAGATGCTTTGGCACAATCCCAAAACCCGGTCGCAGTAAGATTAATTGAAATGACGGGTGTGAAAAGTGTCATTCAAACGGCCAGAGATCTTGGAGTTACTGAAGAGATCCCGAACGAGTATGCCGTTGCACTGGGTTCTTCTGATATTACAATTTATGAAATGTTAGGTGCCTACAGTACTTTTGCGAATTACGGAAATTACATCAAGCCCGAAATGATCTGGCGTATAGAAGATGGAAATTCCCGCTTAATTAAAGAAGTGAAACCGGTGACCAAAGAAGTCATGAACGAATTGTATGCGTACACCATGATTGATCTAATGAAAGGGGTAACAGAATTCGGTACCGCTTCTGGTGAATTGGGACGAAGAGGAGTTCCAAAAGGAATTGAGATCGCCGGTAAAACCGGTACAACACAGAATAACTCGGATGGTTGGTTTATGGGAATTACACCAAACCTTGCCACAGGAGTTTGGGTTGGCTGGGAAGATCGAGCCACGCATTTCTACGGAACAGGCGAAGGACAAGGAGCAAAAATGGCGCTACCGATCTGGGCAATTTACATGAAGAAAGTCTGGGCAGATAAAGAATTAGGAATCTCTCCGGAAGATAAATTTGTAAAACCATCCAATTGGACAGGAAGCTGTGCGGACTTACAGGGACTTGGTGGATATGGTGATGATGGCGGTTTGCAAACCATCGACCAGATTAAAAACCCAACGGTTTCTGAGCCGGTGAACACCAATAAAAAACCACCGGCTAGAAAAGAAGAAAACGTTAACGAAAACATCAATACCGGCGACGATATCGATTTTAACAAATAA